The proteins below are encoded in one region of Oncorhynchus nerka isolate Pitt River linkage group LG15, Oner_Uvic_2.0, whole genome shotgun sequence:
- the LOC115142605 gene encoding RAS protein activator like-3-like isoform X2, with protein sequence MKMGTNQEAESEPEDKQIAEETGPTEEEKETPAEHPQDAPPPEDVDPLNTYKWHTGAKAATLDGTRGEGGETASTTIEKMEKTSTTKWSNKMQNWRKALSEDPGDKASTAGRGGETPRLEKNPACRKNPFRRAQSEPPGSLFTTQSPSSSAQATSGPGESAEESESSPTDTPQKGGGGALFRKYIRTVSQKLKRPRLLSRNSTSTLLQDAGGSGPAAASQELARLSWAPPQDVPVWDINNCVLEDGQILITPEEEPVMWTRNRVSSCLSNLSMQNLADVNMECSPDHMAPTGGPRLKSQDGGVRGLIKRRFYGGAMRKSNTQLNTVGLNKGSRLHGSRESVSIPVSAAGNLDLSADTSTVIRPVHSSILGEKYCFEVINSETNHCFGCTSAAERDRWIEDLRRAAQPNKDNCERTENSLSLWVNEAKDLLPKRRYYCELHLDGTLFARTSSRAVGKSSHHSSLAGDGSSGGVLGGSGGVVGGCQLFWGEFFELDNLPSVSQITLHLFRDEEPKKKRHSRDESTLHPLGSVAISLADIRGRAFQEKWHPIIPYKASGAGGTKEQLGPQASLRVKARFQNLQVLPIEKYKEFAEFVTVDYVGMCRNLQPLLSVREKEELAGALVHVLQSIGKAKEFLIELGSAEVERLGEKEALIFRENTLATKAIDEYMKLVGQKYLIDTLGDFITRLYASVESCEVDPLKCPASELSNNQRHLKERCEDAVQKITEMHGSFPEELNRIFSSWVELCEEQGRPEIGQRLISASLFLRFLCPAILSPSLFGLTQPYPEPATLRTLTFTAKVIQNLANFTLFGEKEEYMLFMNDFLQQHWEKMRCFLQTVSSPDIEIPMTSFDGYVDLPLRLAVLHSLLVDIISPMKQDTIDKLHPLPSILNQITESLGPDALRITVSSHIGQSKPTYVPPKDLGKYSPLHNSLQQLPMDVKGSPRKESFQRGNRDRRSARERKPVSRTQSAPHRPPADPKQLRRRRSSTENLPLEDQEAEQEANPPLDISSPQNSVGVKSPPAPVPWIKVSQSKEPYERKIENEEINLLDRHAQELSELRLGVEQVTERELEMAKRLEDFIVQSQDQNAVLLAEVNELRNLLAVREEQLASATFRLGVIEEEREEDERRLNVAVAAAERMNVLEEQFADLLKDRHQLSGDYTGDQNNTQYPGIGTNHVNSN encoded by the exons ATGAAAATGGGCACAAACCAGGAGGCTGAATCTGAGCCAGAAGATAAACAGATTGCAGAGGAGACGGGCcccacagaggaggagaaggagacaccTGCTGAGCATCCTCAAGACGCCCCTCCTCCTGAGGACGTCGACCCTCTCAACACCTACAAGTGGCACACTGGAGCCAAGGCAGCAACCCTCGacgggacgagaggagagggtggagagacagcATCAACAACAATAGAGAAGATGGAGAAGACCTCCACCACCAAATGGAGTAATAAGATGCAGAACTGGCGGAAAGCCCTGAGCGAGGACCCCGGGGACAAAGCCTCAACCGCTGGACGAGGAGGGGAGACCCCCAGGCTGGAGAAGAACCCTGCCTGCAGGAAGAACCCCTTCCGAAGGGCCCAGTCTGAGCCTCCAGGGTCGCTGTTCACTACCCAGTCCCCCTCCTCTTCAGCCCAGGCAACATCGGGACCGGGGGAAAGCGCAGAGGAATCGGAATCATCCCCCACGGACACGCCACAGAAAGGGGGCGGAGGGGCACTGTTCAGGAAGTACATACGCACCGTCTCCCAGAAGCTGAAGAGGCCCCGGTTGCTGAGCAGAAACAGCACCTCAACCCTCCTACAAG atGCGGGTGGGAGCGGGCCTGCAGCTGCGTCCCAAGAGCTAGCCAGGCTGTCATGGGCCCCTCCCCAGGACGTCCCCGTTTGGGACATCAACAACTGTGTCCTGGAGGACGGACAGATCCTCATCACCCCGGAGGAAGAG ccAGTGATGTGGACCCGGAACCGAGTCAGCAGCTGCCTGTCAAACCTCAGCATGCAGAACCTGGCAGATGTCAACATGG AATGCAGCCCCGACCACATGGCCCCCACTGGAGGCCCCAGACTGaagagccaagatggaggagtGAGG GGGCTGATCAAGCGGCGTTTCTATGGTGGAGCCATGCGAAAGAGCAATACCCAGTTAAACACCGTTGGGTTGAACAAAGGGAGCAG GCTCCATGGCTCACGGGAGTCCGTGTCCATCCCAGTCAGCGCTGCAGGAAACCTGGATCTGAGCGCAGACACCAGTACGGTCATCAGGCCTGTACACAGCTCCATCCTGGGGGAGAAGTACTGTTTTGAG GTGATAAACTCAGAGACCAACCACTGTTTTGGGTGCACCTCAGCTGCTGAGCGAGACCGCTGGATAGAGGACCTGAGACGGGCTGCTCAGCCCAATAAG GACAACTGTGAGCGGACAGAGAACTCCCTCAGTCTGTGGGTGAACGAGGCTAAGGACTTGCTCCCCAAGAGGCGATACTACTGCGAGCTGCACCTGGACGGCACCCTGTTTGCCCGCACCAGCAGCCGAGCCGTGGGCAAGTCTTCCCATCACTCCAGTTTAGCTGGTGATGGGTCCTCTGGTGGGGTGCTTGGGGGCAGCGGAGGTGTGGTCGGAGGCTGCCAGCTGTTCTGGGGAGAGTTTTTTGAGCTGGACAACTTGCCGTCGGTCTCCCAGATCACCCTGCACCTCTTCCGTGACGAGGAACCCAAGAAGAAGCGTCACTCCCGGGATGAGTCCACCCTGCATCCCCTTGGCAGTGTGGCCATATCCCTGGCCGACATCCGTGGAAGGGCCTTCCAGGAGAAGTGGCACCCAATCATTCCCTACAAGGCGTCTGGTGCCGGCGGGACGAAGGAGCAACTGGGGCCCCAAGCGTCGCTCCGTGTCAAGGCCCGCTTTCAAAACCTGCAGGTGCTGCCCATCGAGAAGTATAAGGAGTTTGCAGAGTTTGTGACAGTGGACTATGTGGGCATGTGTAGGAACCTGCAGCCACTGCTGTCtgtcagggagaaggaggaacTAGCCGGGGCACTGGTCCACGTCTTGCAAAGCATTGGCAAGGCAAAG GAGTTCCTTATCGAGTTGGGTAGTGCAGAGGTGGAGCGCCTTGGGGAGAAAGAGGCATTGATCTTCAGGGAGAACACACTAGCCACCAAGGCCATTGATGAGTACATGAAGCTGGTGGGGCAGAAGTACCTCATCGACACCCTGG GGGACTTCATCACTCGACTGTATGCCTCAGTAGAGAGCTGTGAAGTGGACCCTCTCAAATGCCCCGCCTCTGAGCTGTCAAACAACCAGCGTCACCTGAAGGAGAGGTGTGAGGACGCAGTGCAGAAAATCACTGAGATGCACGG GTCTTTCCCTGAAGAGCTGAACAGGATCTTCTCCAGCTGGGTGGAGCTGTGCGAGGAGCAGGGACGACCTGAAATCGGCCAGCGCCTCATCTCTGCCTCGCTATTCCTCCGTTTCCTGTGTCCCGCCATCCTCAGCCCCTCCCTGTTTGGTCTGACACAGCCCTACCCAGAGCCGGCCACCCTGCGCACCCTCACCTTCACCGCCAAGGTCATCCAGAACCTGGCCAACTTCACCCT GTttggggagaaggaggagtaCATGCTGTTCATGAATGACTTCCTGCAGCAGCACTGGGAGAAGATGAGGTGCTTCCTTCAGACAGTGTCCAGCCCAGACATAGAGATCCCAATGACATCCTTCGATGGCTATGTTGACTTGCCTCTGCGTCTGGCTGTCCTACACAGCCTGCTGGTCGACATAATTTCCCCAATGAAGCAG GACACCATAGACAAACTGCACCCTCTGCCTTCAatcctgaaccagattacagaatCTCTGGGCCCAGATGCTCTGCGGATTACTGTTAGCAG CCACATTGGTCAATCCAAGCCAACATATGTGCCCCCTAAAGACCTGGGTAAGTACAGCCCTCTGCACAACTCCCTGCAGCAGCTGCCTATGGATGTGAAGGGCAGCCCGCGGAAAGAAAGCTTTCAGAGGGGCAATCGAGACAGGAGGAGTGCCAGAGAGAGGAAGCCAGTATCCAGAACCCAGAGTGCACCGCACAGACCGCCGGCAGACCCTAAACAGCtacggaggaggaggagcagcactGAAAATCTGCCACTGGAGGACCAAGAGGCAGAGCAGGAAGCCAACCCTCCACTTGATATTTCATCACCGCAGAAC AGCGTCGGTGTAAAGTCTCCTCCCGCCCCAGTGCCTTGGATCAAAGTGTCCCAGAGCAAGGAGCCATACGAGAGGAAGATCGAGAATGAAGAGATCAACCTACTGGACAGG CATGCACAGGAGCTGTCGGAGCTCCGCCTGGGGGTGGAGCAGGTGACAGAGCGTGAGTTGGAAATGGCCAAGCGGCTGGAGGACTTCATTGTCCAAAGCCAAGATCAGAATGCAGTCTTGTTGGCTGAGGTTAACGAACTGCGTAATCTTCTGGCTGTCCGTGAGGAACAACTCGCCAGCGCCACTTTCAG GCTGGGGGTTatcgaggaggagagggaggaggatgagaggaggctgaACGTCGCCGTGGCAGCAGCTGAACGAATGAACGTACTG GAGGAGCAGTTTGCAGACCTGTTGAAGGACAGGCACCAGCTCAGTGGAGACTACACCGGTGACCAGAACAACACACAGTACCCTGGGATCGGGACAAATCATGTCAACAGCAACTGA
- the LOC115142605 gene encoding ras GTPase-activating protein nGAP-like isoform X3 gives MMGFRRWIACGGALECSPDHMAPTGGPRLKSQDGGVRGLIKRRFYGGAMRKSNTQLNTVGLNKGSSRLHGSRESVSIPVSAAGNLDLSADTSTVIRPVHSSILGEKYCFEVINSETNHCFGCTSAAERDRWIEDLRRAAQPNKDNCERTENSLSLWVNEAKDLLPKRRYYCELHLDGTLFARTSSRAVGKSSHHSSLAGDGSSGGVLGGSGGVVGGCQLFWGEFFELDNLPSVSQITLHLFRDEEPKKKRHSRDESTLHPLGSVAISLADIRGRAFQEKWHPIIPYKASGAGGTKEQLGPQASLRVKARFQNLQVLPIEKYKEFAEFVTVDYVGMCRNLQPLLSVREKEELAGALVHVLQSIGKAKEFLIELGSAEVERLGEKEALIFRENTLATKAIDEYMKLVGQKYLIDTLGDFITRLYASVESCEVDPLKCPASELSNNQRHLKERCEDAVQKITEMHGSFPEELNRIFSSWVELCEEQGRPEIGQRLISASLFLRFLCPAILSPSLFGLTQPYPEPATLRTLTFTAKVIQNLANFTLFGEKEEYMLFMNDFLQQHWEKMRCFLQTVSSPDIEIPMTSFDGYVDLPLRLAVLHSLLVDIISPMKQDTIDKLHPLPSILNQITESLGPDALRITVSSHIGQSKPTYVPPKDLGKYSPLHNSLQQLPMDVKGSPRKESFQRGNRDRRSARERKPVSRTQSAPHRPPADPKQLRRRRSSTENLPLEDQEAEQEANPPLDISSPQNSVGVKSPPAPVPWIKVSQSKEPYERKIENEEINLLDRHAQELSELRLGVEQVTERELEMAKRLEDFIVQSQDQNAVLLAEVNELRNLLAVREEQLASATFRLGVIEEEREEDERRLNVAVAAAERMNVLEEQFADLLKDRHQLSGDYTGDQNNTQYPGIGTNHVNSN, from the exons atgatggGATTTAGACGCTGGATTGCATGTGGAGGCGCATTGG AATGCAGCCCCGACCACATGGCCCCCACTGGAGGCCCCAGACTGaagagccaagatggaggagtGAGG GGGCTGATCAAGCGGCGTTTCTATGGTGGAGCCATGCGAAAGAGCAATACCCAGTTAAACACCGTTGGGTTGAACAAAGGGAGCAG CAGGCTCCATGGCTCACGGGAGTCCGTGTCCATCCCAGTCAGCGCTGCAGGAAACCTGGATCTGAGCGCAGACACCAGTACGGTCATCAGGCCTGTACACAGCTCCATCCTGGGGGAGAAGTACTGTTTTGAG GTGATAAACTCAGAGACCAACCACTGTTTTGGGTGCACCTCAGCTGCTGAGCGAGACCGCTGGATAGAGGACCTGAGACGGGCTGCTCAGCCCAATAAG GACAACTGTGAGCGGACAGAGAACTCCCTCAGTCTGTGGGTGAACGAGGCTAAGGACTTGCTCCCCAAGAGGCGATACTACTGCGAGCTGCACCTGGACGGCACCCTGTTTGCCCGCACCAGCAGCCGAGCCGTGGGCAAGTCTTCCCATCACTCCAGTTTAGCTGGTGATGGGTCCTCTGGTGGGGTGCTTGGGGGCAGCGGAGGTGTGGTCGGAGGCTGCCAGCTGTTCTGGGGAGAGTTTTTTGAGCTGGACAACTTGCCGTCGGTCTCCCAGATCACCCTGCACCTCTTCCGTGACGAGGAACCCAAGAAGAAGCGTCACTCCCGGGATGAGTCCACCCTGCATCCCCTTGGCAGTGTGGCCATATCCCTGGCCGACATCCGTGGAAGGGCCTTCCAGGAGAAGTGGCACCCAATCATTCCCTACAAGGCGTCTGGTGCCGGCGGGACGAAGGAGCAACTGGGGCCCCAAGCGTCGCTCCGTGTCAAGGCCCGCTTTCAAAACCTGCAGGTGCTGCCCATCGAGAAGTATAAGGAGTTTGCAGAGTTTGTGACAGTGGACTATGTGGGCATGTGTAGGAACCTGCAGCCACTGCTGTCtgtcagggagaaggaggaacTAGCCGGGGCACTGGTCCACGTCTTGCAAAGCATTGGCAAGGCAAAG GAGTTCCTTATCGAGTTGGGTAGTGCAGAGGTGGAGCGCCTTGGGGAGAAAGAGGCATTGATCTTCAGGGAGAACACACTAGCCACCAAGGCCATTGATGAGTACATGAAGCTGGTGGGGCAGAAGTACCTCATCGACACCCTGG GGGACTTCATCACTCGACTGTATGCCTCAGTAGAGAGCTGTGAAGTGGACCCTCTCAAATGCCCCGCCTCTGAGCTGTCAAACAACCAGCGTCACCTGAAGGAGAGGTGTGAGGACGCAGTGCAGAAAATCACTGAGATGCACGG GTCTTTCCCTGAAGAGCTGAACAGGATCTTCTCCAGCTGGGTGGAGCTGTGCGAGGAGCAGGGACGACCTGAAATCGGCCAGCGCCTCATCTCTGCCTCGCTATTCCTCCGTTTCCTGTGTCCCGCCATCCTCAGCCCCTCCCTGTTTGGTCTGACACAGCCCTACCCAGAGCCGGCCACCCTGCGCACCCTCACCTTCACCGCCAAGGTCATCCAGAACCTGGCCAACTTCACCCT GTttggggagaaggaggagtaCATGCTGTTCATGAATGACTTCCTGCAGCAGCACTGGGAGAAGATGAGGTGCTTCCTTCAGACAGTGTCCAGCCCAGACATAGAGATCCCAATGACATCCTTCGATGGCTATGTTGACTTGCCTCTGCGTCTGGCTGTCCTACACAGCCTGCTGGTCGACATAATTTCCCCAATGAAGCAG GACACCATAGACAAACTGCACCCTCTGCCTTCAatcctgaaccagattacagaatCTCTGGGCCCAGATGCTCTGCGGATTACTGTTAGCAG CCACATTGGTCAATCCAAGCCAACATATGTGCCCCCTAAAGACCTGGGTAAGTACAGCCCTCTGCACAACTCCCTGCAGCAGCTGCCTATGGATGTGAAGGGCAGCCCGCGGAAAGAAAGCTTTCAGAGGGGCAATCGAGACAGGAGGAGTGCCAGAGAGAGGAAGCCAGTATCCAGAACCCAGAGTGCACCGCACAGACCGCCGGCAGACCCTAAACAGCtacggaggaggaggagcagcactGAAAATCTGCCACTGGAGGACCAAGAGGCAGAGCAGGAAGCCAACCCTCCACTTGATATTTCATCACCGCAGAAC AGCGTCGGTGTAAAGTCTCCTCCCGCCCCAGTGCCTTGGATCAAAGTGTCCCAGAGCAAGGAGCCATACGAGAGGAAGATCGAGAATGAAGAGATCAACCTACTGGACAGG CATGCACAGGAGCTGTCGGAGCTCCGCCTGGGGGTGGAGCAGGTGACAGAGCGTGAGTTGGAAATGGCCAAGCGGCTGGAGGACTTCATTGTCCAAAGCCAAGATCAGAATGCAGTCTTGTTGGCTGAGGTTAACGAACTGCGTAATCTTCTGGCTGTCCGTGAGGAACAACTCGCCAGCGCCACTTTCAG GCTGGGGGTTatcgaggaggagagggaggaggatgagaggaggctgaACGTCGCCGTGGCAGCAGCTGAACGAATGAACGTACTG GAGGAGCAGTTTGCAGACCTGTTGAAGGACAGGCACCAGCTCAGTGGAGACTACACCGGTGACCAGAACAACACACAGTACCCTGGGATCGGGACAAATCATGTCAACAGCAACTGA
- the LOC115142605 gene encoding RAS protein activator like-3-like isoform X1 produces MKMGTNQEAESEPEDKQIAEETGPTEEEKETPAEHPQDAPPPEDVDPLNTYKWHTGAKAATLDGTRGEGGETASTTIEKMEKTSTTKWSNKMQNWRKALSEDPGDKASTAGRGGETPRLEKNPACRKNPFRRAQSEPPGSLFTTQSPSSSAQATSGPGESAEESESSPTDTPQKGGGGALFRKYIRTVSQKLKRPRLLSRNSTSTLLQDAGGSGPAAASQELARLSWAPPQDVPVWDINNCVLEDGQILITPEEEPVMWTRNRVSSCLSNLSMQNLADVNMECSPDHMAPTGGPRLKSQDGGVRGLIKRRFYGGAMRKSNTQLNTVGLNKGSSRLHGSRESVSIPVSAAGNLDLSADTSTVIRPVHSSILGEKYCFEVINSETNHCFGCTSAAERDRWIEDLRRAAQPNKDNCERTENSLSLWVNEAKDLLPKRRYYCELHLDGTLFARTSSRAVGKSSHHSSLAGDGSSGGVLGGSGGVVGGCQLFWGEFFELDNLPSVSQITLHLFRDEEPKKKRHSRDESTLHPLGSVAISLADIRGRAFQEKWHPIIPYKASGAGGTKEQLGPQASLRVKARFQNLQVLPIEKYKEFAEFVTVDYVGMCRNLQPLLSVREKEELAGALVHVLQSIGKAKEFLIELGSAEVERLGEKEALIFRENTLATKAIDEYMKLVGQKYLIDTLGDFITRLYASVESCEVDPLKCPASELSNNQRHLKERCEDAVQKITEMHGSFPEELNRIFSSWVELCEEQGRPEIGQRLISASLFLRFLCPAILSPSLFGLTQPYPEPATLRTLTFTAKVIQNLANFTLFGEKEEYMLFMNDFLQQHWEKMRCFLQTVSSPDIEIPMTSFDGYVDLPLRLAVLHSLLVDIISPMKQDTIDKLHPLPSILNQITESLGPDALRITVSSHIGQSKPTYVPPKDLGKYSPLHNSLQQLPMDVKGSPRKESFQRGNRDRRSARERKPVSRTQSAPHRPPADPKQLRRRRSSTENLPLEDQEAEQEANPPLDISSPQNSVGVKSPPAPVPWIKVSQSKEPYERKIENEEINLLDRHAQELSELRLGVEQVTERELEMAKRLEDFIVQSQDQNAVLLAEVNELRNLLAVREEQLASATFRLGVIEEEREEDERRLNVAVAAAERMNVLEEQFADLLKDRHQLSGDYTGDQNNTQYPGIGTNHVNSN; encoded by the exons ATGAAAATGGGCACAAACCAGGAGGCTGAATCTGAGCCAGAAGATAAACAGATTGCAGAGGAGACGGGCcccacagaggaggagaaggagacaccTGCTGAGCATCCTCAAGACGCCCCTCCTCCTGAGGACGTCGACCCTCTCAACACCTACAAGTGGCACACTGGAGCCAAGGCAGCAACCCTCGacgggacgagaggagagggtggagagacagcATCAACAACAATAGAGAAGATGGAGAAGACCTCCACCACCAAATGGAGTAATAAGATGCAGAACTGGCGGAAAGCCCTGAGCGAGGACCCCGGGGACAAAGCCTCAACCGCTGGACGAGGAGGGGAGACCCCCAGGCTGGAGAAGAACCCTGCCTGCAGGAAGAACCCCTTCCGAAGGGCCCAGTCTGAGCCTCCAGGGTCGCTGTTCACTACCCAGTCCCCCTCCTCTTCAGCCCAGGCAACATCGGGACCGGGGGAAAGCGCAGAGGAATCGGAATCATCCCCCACGGACACGCCACAGAAAGGGGGCGGAGGGGCACTGTTCAGGAAGTACATACGCACCGTCTCCCAGAAGCTGAAGAGGCCCCGGTTGCTGAGCAGAAACAGCACCTCAACCCTCCTACAAG atGCGGGTGGGAGCGGGCCTGCAGCTGCGTCCCAAGAGCTAGCCAGGCTGTCATGGGCCCCTCCCCAGGACGTCCCCGTTTGGGACATCAACAACTGTGTCCTGGAGGACGGACAGATCCTCATCACCCCGGAGGAAGAG ccAGTGATGTGGACCCGGAACCGAGTCAGCAGCTGCCTGTCAAACCTCAGCATGCAGAACCTGGCAGATGTCAACATGG AATGCAGCCCCGACCACATGGCCCCCACTGGAGGCCCCAGACTGaagagccaagatggaggagtGAGG GGGCTGATCAAGCGGCGTTTCTATGGTGGAGCCATGCGAAAGAGCAATACCCAGTTAAACACCGTTGGGTTGAACAAAGGGAGCAG CAGGCTCCATGGCTCACGGGAGTCCGTGTCCATCCCAGTCAGCGCTGCAGGAAACCTGGATCTGAGCGCAGACACCAGTACGGTCATCAGGCCTGTACACAGCTCCATCCTGGGGGAGAAGTACTGTTTTGAG GTGATAAACTCAGAGACCAACCACTGTTTTGGGTGCACCTCAGCTGCTGAGCGAGACCGCTGGATAGAGGACCTGAGACGGGCTGCTCAGCCCAATAAG GACAACTGTGAGCGGACAGAGAACTCCCTCAGTCTGTGGGTGAACGAGGCTAAGGACTTGCTCCCCAAGAGGCGATACTACTGCGAGCTGCACCTGGACGGCACCCTGTTTGCCCGCACCAGCAGCCGAGCCGTGGGCAAGTCTTCCCATCACTCCAGTTTAGCTGGTGATGGGTCCTCTGGTGGGGTGCTTGGGGGCAGCGGAGGTGTGGTCGGAGGCTGCCAGCTGTTCTGGGGAGAGTTTTTTGAGCTGGACAACTTGCCGTCGGTCTCCCAGATCACCCTGCACCTCTTCCGTGACGAGGAACCCAAGAAGAAGCGTCACTCCCGGGATGAGTCCACCCTGCATCCCCTTGGCAGTGTGGCCATATCCCTGGCCGACATCCGTGGAAGGGCCTTCCAGGAGAAGTGGCACCCAATCATTCCCTACAAGGCGTCTGGTGCCGGCGGGACGAAGGAGCAACTGGGGCCCCAAGCGTCGCTCCGTGTCAAGGCCCGCTTTCAAAACCTGCAGGTGCTGCCCATCGAGAAGTATAAGGAGTTTGCAGAGTTTGTGACAGTGGACTATGTGGGCATGTGTAGGAACCTGCAGCCACTGCTGTCtgtcagggagaaggaggaacTAGCCGGGGCACTGGTCCACGTCTTGCAAAGCATTGGCAAGGCAAAG GAGTTCCTTATCGAGTTGGGTAGTGCAGAGGTGGAGCGCCTTGGGGAGAAAGAGGCATTGATCTTCAGGGAGAACACACTAGCCACCAAGGCCATTGATGAGTACATGAAGCTGGTGGGGCAGAAGTACCTCATCGACACCCTGG GGGACTTCATCACTCGACTGTATGCCTCAGTAGAGAGCTGTGAAGTGGACCCTCTCAAATGCCCCGCCTCTGAGCTGTCAAACAACCAGCGTCACCTGAAGGAGAGGTGTGAGGACGCAGTGCAGAAAATCACTGAGATGCACGG GTCTTTCCCTGAAGAGCTGAACAGGATCTTCTCCAGCTGGGTGGAGCTGTGCGAGGAGCAGGGACGACCTGAAATCGGCCAGCGCCTCATCTCTGCCTCGCTATTCCTCCGTTTCCTGTGTCCCGCCATCCTCAGCCCCTCCCTGTTTGGTCTGACACAGCCCTACCCAGAGCCGGCCACCCTGCGCACCCTCACCTTCACCGCCAAGGTCATCCAGAACCTGGCCAACTTCACCCT GTttggggagaaggaggagtaCATGCTGTTCATGAATGACTTCCTGCAGCAGCACTGGGAGAAGATGAGGTGCTTCCTTCAGACAGTGTCCAGCCCAGACATAGAGATCCCAATGACATCCTTCGATGGCTATGTTGACTTGCCTCTGCGTCTGGCTGTCCTACACAGCCTGCTGGTCGACATAATTTCCCCAATGAAGCAG GACACCATAGACAAACTGCACCCTCTGCCTTCAatcctgaaccagattacagaatCTCTGGGCCCAGATGCTCTGCGGATTACTGTTAGCAG CCACATTGGTCAATCCAAGCCAACATATGTGCCCCCTAAAGACCTGGGTAAGTACAGCCCTCTGCACAACTCCCTGCAGCAGCTGCCTATGGATGTGAAGGGCAGCCCGCGGAAAGAAAGCTTTCAGAGGGGCAATCGAGACAGGAGGAGTGCCAGAGAGAGGAAGCCAGTATCCAGAACCCAGAGTGCACCGCACAGACCGCCGGCAGACCCTAAACAGCtacggaggaggaggagcagcactGAAAATCTGCCACTGGAGGACCAAGAGGCAGAGCAGGAAGCCAACCCTCCACTTGATATTTCATCACCGCAGAAC AGCGTCGGTGTAAAGTCTCCTCCCGCCCCAGTGCCTTGGATCAAAGTGTCCCAGAGCAAGGAGCCATACGAGAGGAAGATCGAGAATGAAGAGATCAACCTACTGGACAGG CATGCACAGGAGCTGTCGGAGCTCCGCCTGGGGGTGGAGCAGGTGACAGAGCGTGAGTTGGAAATGGCCAAGCGGCTGGAGGACTTCATTGTCCAAAGCCAAGATCAGAATGCAGTCTTGTTGGCTGAGGTTAACGAACTGCGTAATCTTCTGGCTGTCCGTGAGGAACAACTCGCCAGCGCCACTTTCAG GCTGGGGGTTatcgaggaggagagggaggaggatgagaggaggctgaACGTCGCCGTGGCAGCAGCTGAACGAATGAACGTACTG GAGGAGCAGTTTGCAGACCTGTTGAAGGACAGGCACCAGCTCAGTGGAGACTACACCGGTGACCAGAACAACACACAGTACCCTGGGATCGGGACAAATCATGTCAACAGCAACTGA